A segment of the Aureimonas sp. SA4125 genome:
GCTTGACCACGAGAATGTCCTGCATCTGCCTTTCGCCGCCAGCGCGACGCCTCTCTCCCGACGCCCAGAGACTGGACGCCTCCGCGTTGGATTTTCGCTCTCGTTTCGCGCCCAGCGGACGTCCCGTCACGGGCAACCCTCGCGTCATCATACGGCCGCTAGGGGGCGGATTGTAAAGCGCATTTCGTCGCATTCGTGCTTCAGCAGAGGATGCTGCAGCGCGGCAAGGCCGGCCAATTCCGGGTTACGGCCGATGGATTTCGATCCCCACAGCGGCCGGCCCGAGCTCGAGCTTCTCGACGCGAACCGTGACCGACGTCACCCGCGCGTCGCCCAGAACCGCCTGTGCCAGATCCTCCGCCAGCGTCTCCACGAGATCGGTATGGCCGCGCGCGACGAGGCTTCGGACCGCGTCCATGATGAGGTCGTAGGAATAGATGTCGGCCATGGAAGCGGGGGCCGACGACGCCGGCGCCACGGCCGCGTCGACGCTGAACCGGACCTTCTGCGTCCGGCCGCGCTCGAAGCCGTAGGCGCCGATCTCCATGTCGAGCGTGAAGTCGCGAACGAAGATCCGGTCGGTGCGGGCGGAGCTCGGCGTCTTCTCGACCACGGCCGCAGGTGACGACGCCTCGGTATCGATCAGGACGCGGATCGTCCGGACCGCATCCAAGGAAAGGCCATCTTCGCGCCGCCCGGCAGTCAGCGCGCGGCGAAAGCCGAGATAGTCCGGCTTCAGGACACCGAGACGGGGCACGTCCGGCGCCTCGAGCGAACCGGCGAGACCACAGAGGAGGCCGCGCTCGCGGCAGTCCGTGACGAAGCCAGCCAGAGCGTGGAGGGACAGATGCTTCAGGAGGCCGCCACCGTCCTTGCCGATCGTGTCGATCATCGCACCGCGGAATCCAGCCCTGGCGAGATCGGTCAGGAGCGAGAAGTCCGGGTCGCCGTCGGCGAAGAAGACGGCGATGAGCGGCGTCGCGGCCGCCTGCGACGCCAGGGCGAAGATCACGTCCTGCCGGTCGTCGCGACTGGCGGGGAACAGCCCGATCTTCACGAAGTCCGCCGCCGCTCGCGCCGCCACCGCCGAGCGCACCGCGTCGGGCTGCATCGGCAGGTCGCCGGCGACGGCCGAGACCGGGCGACGGCCGGCGACGCGGGCAATCGTGGCCGCGAGGATTTCCGGCGAAACGGCCCCGAGCGCCCCCTGGCGCGGGTCCTTCAGGTCGATGAAGTCGGCCCCGCCTTCGAGCGCCAGTTCGGCCTCGTCGGGGCCGGTGACGCTCGCCAGAAGCTTCATCACTGCGCCGCCTCGATTGCGGTGAACTGCTTCTTCAGCGTGTTCTTCCACAACGCCTCGACGCCGCGGCCCCACATCTCGTCATTGTTGCCGCGGATGTCGGCGCTCCCCTGGGCAACGAGCTTGCCGGTCGCGACCTCATGGCCATAGGCGTTGATGTTGAGGATGAGATTCGAGACCTTCTGCACCGTTCCGGTGACGACGATGTCGGCGCCGAGGTCCTTGCCGAGGGCGAGGACACACTTGTCGCACTTCCGCAGGACCTGCTTGCCCGCCTCTTCGGCAACGGGCGTGACGTCGACGATGGAAAAGTTCGCCTCCCCGTCGATGTCGGCGCGCAGGCGCGGCGCCAGCAGCGTCAGCCGCTGTGTCTGGGCCGGATCGACGCCGTTGATCTCGCCTTCGAGGCTGGTGTCGATCAGTTCGAAGTCGAATACCGCCACCTTCTTTTCCGCCGCGGCGGCCGGAACCGCCATCAGGGCCAGGAGCAGAACGGGAAAAAGTCCACCTTGTCTTCGCACGGCGATTTTGCTCCTCATGCAGGATAATGGCGCCCGCCGTCGGGGACACTTAGCGCCGCCGGACCGCCAGACAAAGAGAATTCCGCCGGCCAGCGCGCCGCGGGCGATGCACCTGGGAGGGTAGCGTGATGAACGGCAGCTTGATCGGCATGGGAGGTCCCGCCCGCGCGGCCATCCTGGCTCTCGGCCTTTTCTCGGCCCCCGCCATGGCCCAGACGCCCCCCGCCGCCCCGGCTGCGGACGCACCCGCACCACCAGCTGCAGCCGCCACAGCGCCTTCGCCCGCCGTGATCCGGATCGGCTTTCTGCGCAGCTACGAGAAGACGACGGCACTGTCGGTCCTCGACGAGCCGCCAGAGGACATCGGCCTTGCCGGGGCGAACCTGGCCATCGCCGACAACAACACCACGGGCAAGTTCACCGGCCAGAATTTCACGCTCGAAACCGTGACGTCAAAGCCTGGTGAGGACGTGATGCCGGCCGCCGAAAAGATGATCGCCGACGGCATCCACTACATCGTTACAGACCTTTCGGCGGAGGACACGCTGAAGGTCGCCGACAGGCTCGCGCCCAGCGGCGCACTCGTCTTCAATGCGGGGGCGCTCGACGACAGCCTGCGCGAGGAAAACTGCCGTGCCAACATGCTGCACACGGCTCCCACCCGTTCCATGCTGGCGGACGGCCTCGTCCAGTATCTGATGTGGAAGCAGTGGCGGAACTGGGTGCTGATCACCGGCAGCCACGACAAGGACAAACTGTTTGCCGACGCCCTGAAGAATTCCGCGAGAAAGTTCGGCGGCAAAATCCTCGAGGAGAAGATCTTCGAGGACACCGGCGGCGCCCGCAATACCGATTCAGGCCAGGCCCAGGTGCAGCGCCAGATCCCGGTCTTCATGCAGGGCCTGCCCGAGCACGATGCCGTCCTCGTCGCCGACGAGAGCGAGGTTTTCGGCACCTACATCCCCTGGCGCACCTGGGTGCCGCGTCCCGTCGCCGGCTCGGCCGGACTGCGGCCGAATTCCTGGCATCCCTCCTCCGAGCAATGGGGCGGCGAGCAGATCCAGAACCGTTTCGAAAAGTCCGCCGGCCGCCGCATGCAGTCGAAGGACATGCAGGTCTGGACCGCCATCCGGGTCCTCGGCGAGGCCGCCTCGCGCACGAACTCTGTCGAACCGGCGAAGATCGACGCCTTCATCAAGGGACCGGACTTCACCTTGGCCGCCTTCAAGGGCCAGCGCCTGACCTTCCGCGACTGGAACTGGCAGCTGCGCCAACCGATCCTTCTGGCCGACGATACCTCCGTCGTCTCCGCCTCCCCGCAGGAAGGCTTTCTGCACCAGAATTCGGAACTCGATACGCTGGGCATCGACAGGCCGGAGACCAAGTGCAGCTTCTGATCCCGGCAGCCTGCAGCCGCAGTTTGCGGCGGGCCTGCCGTCCGACCTATGATGCGCGACGCTAGCTTCCGGCAATCCAGCGAAATCGCCTGAAGCTCCAGTCCGTGGATCGTCGCGCCGGATCTTGCGAAAACCGGATTCCGCTATTTCGCCCGGCACTCCAGGCCGCCGCTTGAGAAGGAATTGTCCGTGTCGCTGAGGGGCAGGATCGCCGCGATGATCGCCATTGCCGCTCTGGCGATGCTCATCGTCGGCAGCGCCATGAGCATCGTGCACGCCCAGCGCCGCGTGGCGACCGAGATGGCGGCAGCCGGCACCGTGGCGGGCAATGCGGTGACGCGCCTCATCGCCGAACTGCCCGCCTCCCCCCGCCCGCAGCACGAGCTCGAAGGCCTCGTCCAGACCTTCAACGGCGACCGCCACGCCCGCATCCTCCTGGTGGACGCTTTTGGCCGCGTCCGCATGCAATCGGAACTGGCGTCGCCGCCCTTGCGCCTGCCGGCTGTGCTGGAAAAGCTCCTGGCGCCCGCGCCGCAGACACGGCTCGTGCCGTTGCCGCCGGCCGCCGCTCCCGTCGTCGCCGCCATGCTCGTCGTGGCCCCCATCAACGAGATCGCCGAAGTCTGGACCGAGCTGACGACGAGCCTCCTTCTGCTGGCCCTCTTCGTGGTGGTCACTTCCGGCCTGGTCTTTACCGTGGTCGGCCGGGCGCTTGCCCCGCTCGGAGATCTCGTCTCCGCCTTCCACCGCATCGGCCGGGGCGATTATGCCGTCGCGCTGGCGCCCCGCGGCCCGCCGGAACTGGCGGCCCTGACGCGCGGCTGCAACGACATGGCGTCCCGGCTGCAGGAAATGGACCGGCGCAACCGGCGCCTGTCGGAGCAGTTGTTGCGGCTGCAGGACGAGGAACGCGCCGGGCTCGCCCGCGATCTCCACGACGATGTCGGCCCCTTCCTGTTTGCCATCGACGTCGATGCCGGCAGCATCGCCAGCCGGGCCGAAACGGACACGCCGGGTTATGACAGTACGGAAATCGCCGAGCGCGCCGAGGCGATCCGTCGCGCGGCGCGCCATGCCCGCCAGGAGGTGCGACGGATTCTCGGGCGTCTGCGCCCCGGACTTCTCTCCGGTATCGGACTGAAGGCGACCCTCGACCACCTCGTGGCCGACTGCCGCAGCCGCCATCCCGCCATCGATTTCAACCTCGACGTGACCGAGACCGATCTGGGATCGGAGACGGAGGCCCTCCTGTTTCGCATCGTGCGCGAGGCGGTCAACAATTCGCTCCGCCACGGACGGCCCACCGCCATCGGCATCCGCATCCACGAGCAGTCGGGCGTCGTCTCGTACCGGATCACCGACGACGGCGGCGGCTGGCCGGTGACGGGCGTATCCGGGGGCTACGGGCTGATCGGCATGCGCGAGCGTGTCGAGGCCGCGGGCGGCCAGCTCGAGTTCGGCGAGATCGCGATACCGCCGGGCGTCAGCATCGCCGGCGTTCTGCCGCAGGCCGATATGGCGACGGACATGTCGGTCGATGCCACTGAGGAAGAAGCGGTTGGCACCGGCATGACCGATCGCACAGCCGCGGCACCTTCCCTCGCCGTCAGCCCGCCGGTAAGGGACAAGAACCTGGCGCGAAGGACGCAATCGGCATGAAGGTTCTCATCGTCGACGACCATGTCGTGGTGCGCGAAGGCGTGCGGCGTCTGCTCGCAAAGCTCCCGGCCAGCGCCGTCTTCGACGCCGAGACGCCGTTCCAAGCCCTCGATGCCTTTCGCAGGCATCGGCCCGACATCGTCGTCCTCGACATCAACCTGAAGGGCGGCAGCGGGCTCGACGTCCTCCGGCGGCTGCGGGCGGACGATCCGCAGGCGAGAGTCGTCGTCTTCTCGATGTATTCCGACCTTGTCTACGCAACCTCGGCGCAGCGCGCCGGCGCACTCGGCTATGTCTCCAAGAGCGCGCCCTCCGAGGAACTCCTCGTCGCCATCCGCAAGGCCGTGCGCGGGGAGACCTATGTCGATTCCGAGACGTTGCAGGACATGGCGGCGGCACCCGCCGCGACGCGCAATCTGTCGGCGCGCGAGCTCGAGATCCTGCACATGCTCGGCGATGGACGAAGTCTGTCGGAAATCGCCGAAGGGCTCGGCGTCGCCTACAAGACGATCGCCAACACCTCGACCCGCATCAAGGAAAAGCTCGGCGTCGAGCGCACCGCCGATCTCGTGCGCTTTGCCATCGAGACACGGGGCGGTCGGCTGATCGACCCCGGCGCGTTCTGAGCTTTCGGCACTTCCCGGCAATGACGGGAACTTATCCCATTTCCCGCCTCTGGCACCCCGGCTAGCTTCGTTCTGCACGCTGTCGTCCTGTCTCGACCCGTTCCCAAGGCGGACCCTTCCGGGATGACAGTGTGCCTGTAGCCAGCTGACCTCAGGGGTCAAACGGCAAGTTACCTCGTCCAACGGCAAAGCCGCTGCGAGTCCTTCCCGACACAGCCGGAGACCGGCCTGGTCGGGCCAGAACAGAGTTCCGGCATCGGAACCATCGGGAGGAAGAATGCGCACACTCGCTCTGGCGGCTCTCGCCTCGACTCTGTTGATGTCGGCCAGCCCCGCCTTCGCCTACAAGATCTTCGTCTCGAACGAAAAGGGCAACGACGTCACCGTTCTTGACGGCGAGACCTTCGAGATCATCCACACCATCAAGACGGGGCAGCGGCCGCGTGGCATCGTCAGCAGCCCCGACGGCAAACGCATCTATGTCTGCGCCAGCGACGACGACACCATCGAGATCTTCGACGCCGCGACCTACGAGAAGCTGGGCACGCTTCCCTCCGGTCCCGACCCCGAGCTGATGGTCGTCGCGCCCGACGGCTCCAACATGTACATCGCCAACGAGGACGACAACCTCGTCACCGTGGTCGCCCTGGCCGACGGCTCGCGCCTCGCCGAGATCCCAGTCGGCGTCGAGCCCGAGGGCATGGGCATCTCGCCGGACGGCAAGACGATCGTGAATACGTCCGAAACCACCAACATGGCGCATTTCATCGACCGCGACAGCCAGGAGATCGTCGCCAACGTTCTCGTCGACTCGCGTCCGCGCTTTGCCGAATACAAGAAGGACGGTTCCGAAATCTGGGTCTCGGCCGAGATCGGCGGCACGGTCAGCGTCATCGACGACGCGACGAAGGAGATGAAGCACAAGATCACCTTCGCCATTCCCGGCATTTCGTCGGAATCGATCCAGCCTGTCGGCGTTCGCCTGAACCAGGAGGGGACGAAGGGCTATGTCGCCCTCGGACCGGCCAACCGCGTCGCGGTGGTCGATGCCAAGACCTACGAGGTTATGGATTATCTCCTCGTCGGCCAGCGCGTGTGGCAGCTCGTCTTTTCGCCCGACGGCTCACGCCTTTTCACCACCAACGGCATTTCCAACGACATCTCGATCGTCGACACGGAAAGCGACGAGGTGATCAAATCCGTGCAGGTCGGCGAGCAGCCCTGGGGCGTCGCCGTCGGCGACTTCTGAACACGCGCCCGGCGACAGACGGTTCGCGCAGAAGCGGTCGCGGCCGGGTAATGAATGAAGGCAAGGGGAGGACGACGATGAGGGTATTCTGGCTGTCGCTGATGGCGACGACGCTGGCCGTGGCGCCGATGACGGCGGCATTGGCGAAGGACGGCAAGATCGTCCTGGCGCAGGCCGACGATGATGACGACGACGACGATGCCGCTCCGGCCGCCGCGAGCGGGCCATCGCCCATGGCTCCCGCCGAAGCGCCGGGGAAGGGCATGCCGGCCAGCGCCCTCAACGCCAAGAAGCTCGGCCTCGCCGATGTCTCGCTGTCGAGCCAAGA
Coding sequences within it:
- a CDS encoding (5-formylfuran-3-yl)methyl phosphate synthase gives rise to the protein MKLLASVTGPDEAELALEGGADFIDLKDPRQGALGAVSPEILAATIARVAGRRPVSAVAGDLPMQPDAVRSAVAARAAADFVKIGLFPASRDDRQDVIFALASQAAATPLIAVFFADGDPDFSLLTDLARAGFRGAMIDTIGKDGGGLLKHLSLHALAGFVTDCRERGLLCGLAGSLEAPDVPRLGVLKPDYLGFRRALTAGRREDGLSLDAVRTIRVLIDTEASSPAAVVEKTPSSARTDRIFVRDFTLDMEIGAYGFERGRTQKVRFSVDAAVAPASSAPASMADIYSYDLIMDAVRSLVARGHTDLVETLAEDLAQAVLGDARVTSVTVRVEKLELGPAAVGIEIHRP
- a CDS encoding DUF3280 domain-containing protein, whose product is MRRQGGLFPVLLLALMAVPAAAAEKKVAVFDFELIDTSLEGEINGVDPAQTQRLTLLAPRLRADIDGEANFSIVDVTPVAEEAGKQVLRKCDKCVLALGKDLGADIVVTGTVQKVSNLILNINAYGHEVATGKLVAQGSADIRGNNDEMWGRGVEALWKNTLKKQFTAIEAAQ
- a CDS encoding ABC transporter substrate-binding protein yields the protein MNGSLIGMGGPARAAILALGLFSAPAMAQTPPAAPAADAPAPPAAAATAPSPAVIRIGFLRSYEKTTALSVLDEPPEDIGLAGANLAIADNNTTGKFTGQNFTLETVTSKPGEDVMPAAEKMIADGIHYIVTDLSAEDTLKVADRLAPSGALVFNAGALDDSLREENCRANMLHTAPTRSMLADGLVQYLMWKQWRNWVLITGSHDKDKLFADALKNSARKFGGKILEEKIFEDTGGARNTDSGQAQVQRQIPVFMQGLPEHDAVLVADESEVFGTYIPWRTWVPRPVAGSAGLRPNSWHPSSEQWGGEQIQNRFEKSAGRRMQSKDMQVWTAIRVLGEAASRTNSVEPAKIDAFIKGPDFTLAAFKGQRLTFRDWNWQLRQPILLADDTSVVSASPQEGFLHQNSELDTLGIDRPETKCSF
- a CDS encoding sensor histidine kinase, with translation MSLRGRIAAMIAIAALAMLIVGSAMSIVHAQRRVATEMAAAGTVAGNAVTRLIAELPASPRPQHELEGLVQTFNGDRHARILLVDAFGRVRMQSELASPPLRLPAVLEKLLAPAPQTRLVPLPPAAAPVVAAMLVVAPINEIAEVWTELTTSLLLLALFVVVTSGLVFTVVGRALAPLGDLVSAFHRIGRGDYAVALAPRGPPELAALTRGCNDMASRLQEMDRRNRRLSEQLLRLQDEERAGLARDLHDDVGPFLFAIDVDAGSIASRAETDTPGYDSTEIAERAEAIRRAARHARQEVRRILGRLRPGLLSGIGLKATLDHLVADCRSRHPAIDFNLDVTETDLGSETEALLFRIVREAVNNSLRHGRPTAIGIRIHEQSGVVSYRITDDGGGWPVTGVSGGYGLIGMRERVEAAGGQLEFGEIAIPPGVSIAGVLPQADMATDMSVDATEEEAVGTGMTDRTAAAPSLAVSPPVRDKNLARRTQSA
- a CDS encoding response regulator transcription factor, whose amino-acid sequence is MKVLIVDDHVVVREGVRRLLAKLPASAVFDAETPFQALDAFRRHRPDIVVLDINLKGGSGLDVLRRLRADDPQARVVVFSMYSDLVYATSAQRAGALGYVSKSAPSEELLVAIRKAVRGETYVDSETLQDMAAAPAATRNLSARELEILHMLGDGRSLSEIAEGLGVAYKTIANTSTRIKEKLGVERTADLVRFAIETRGGRLIDPGAF
- a CDS encoding PQQ-dependent catabolism-associated beta-propeller protein yields the protein MRTLALAALASTLLMSASPAFAYKIFVSNEKGNDVTVLDGETFEIIHTIKTGQRPRGIVSSPDGKRIYVCASDDDTIEIFDAATYEKLGTLPSGPDPELMVVAPDGSNMYIANEDDNLVTVVALADGSRLAEIPVGVEPEGMGISPDGKTIVNTSETTNMAHFIDRDSQEIVANVLVDSRPRFAEYKKDGSEIWVSAEIGGTVSVIDDATKEMKHKITFAIPGISSESIQPVGVRLNQEGTKGYVALGPANRVAVVDAKTYEVMDYLLVGQRVWQLVFSPDGSRLFTTNGISNDISIVDTESDEVIKSVQVGEQPWGVAVGDF